From the genome of Nocardia sp. NBC_01503, one region includes:
- a CDS encoding MarR family winged helix-turn-helix transcriptional regulator, which yields MTTPRRDLAAMIAPLGRALMAAEQPILEAHGLSMWAYVVLLALDEGPARGQGVLAQEIGADKTRIIAVLDDLQGRGLIERTPDPADRRARVLALTPEGRRLRDATQADIQARENRLLAKLPAADRRGFLNALEILAGLPRDELTGD from the coding sequence ATGACGACTCCGCGCCGAGACCTGGCCGCCATGATCGCACCGCTCGGCCGCGCCCTGATGGCGGCCGAGCAGCCGATCCTGGAGGCACACGGGCTCAGCATGTGGGCGTATGTCGTACTGCTGGCATTGGATGAGGGGCCCGCGCGCGGACAAGGTGTGCTGGCACAGGAGATCGGCGCGGACAAGACGCGGATCATCGCGGTCCTCGATGATCTGCAGGGGCGCGGCTTGATCGAACGCACACCCGATCCGGCCGACCGCCGCGCTCGCGTCCTCGCCCTCACCCCGGAGGGACGGCGACTACGCGATGCGACACAGGCCGATATCCAGGCGCGGGAGAACCGCCTGCTCGCCAAACTGCCCGCCGCCGATCGGCGCGGATTCCTCAACGCGCTGGAAATCCTGGCGGGCCTGCCCCGCGATGAACTCACCGGCGACTGA
- a CDS encoding NAD(P)H-binding protein — MIVVTGATGNVGGAVVRLLADAGEKVVAVSRGEKPVELPAGVEHRTGNVGDLASLAEVAAGADALFLLITGEQLVTGPEPTEMLETLAAQGVRRVVFLSSQGAVTRPESDGYARTIAFEKALAASDLEWTAVRPGAFASNTFAWIEPVRTQRMVPAPFGDVGLPVVDPADIAAVAAAALREEGHHGRAYTVTGPAVVTPREQAEAIAVALGEPLRFVELTRDQAKTNMLRFMPESVADHTLSILGAPTAAEQQVSPDVERVLGRPATSYAEWARRVAPAYR, encoded by the coding sequence ATGATCGTGGTTACCGGGGCAACGGGCAATGTCGGTGGCGCTGTAGTGCGGCTTCTCGCCGACGCGGGCGAGAAGGTGGTCGCGGTTTCTCGCGGCGAGAAGCCCGTGGAACTGCCCGCGGGCGTCGAGCATCGCACCGGGAATGTGGGCGACCTGGCCAGCCTCGCAGAGGTCGCGGCCGGGGCGGACGCGCTGTTCCTGCTCATTACCGGTGAACAACTCGTCACCGGGCCCGAGCCGACCGAGATGCTGGAAACCCTGGCCGCACAGGGGGTTCGGCGAGTGGTGTTCCTCTCTTCACAGGGCGCGGTGACCCGCCCGGAGAGCGATGGCTACGCCCGCACCATCGCCTTCGAAAAGGCTTTGGCCGCTTCGGATCTGGAATGGACCGCGGTGCGACCGGGCGCGTTCGCCAGCAATACCTTCGCCTGGATCGAACCCGTGCGCACGCAGCGCATGGTGCCCGCCCCCTTCGGGGATGTCGGACTGCCGGTGGTCGATCCCGCCGATATCGCGGCGGTGGCGGCGGCCGCACTGCGCGAAGAGGGTCACCACGGCCGGGCATACACGGTGACGGGTCCAGCCGTCGTCACACCGCGCGAACAGGCCGAGGCGATTGCCGTGGCGCTCGGCGAGCCACTGCGGTTCGTCGAACTCACTCGCGATCAGGCCAAGACCAACATGCTCCGATTCATGCCGGAATCCGTTGCGGATCACACGCTTTCGATCCTCGGCGCACCCACCGCGGCGGAGCAGCAGGTGAGCCCGGATGTCGAGCGCGTGCTCGGCCGCCCGGCGACCAGTTACGCCGAATGGGCTCGGCGCGTGGCACCGGCATATCGCTGA
- a CDS encoding TetR/AcrR family transcriptional regulator, with protein sequence MTNSVSRGAGKRERLADAAARVFHEQGVEKTTIADIARAAEVPVGNVYYYFKTKDQLVQAAIGAHDRTLKEITTALEQFGTPAERLKALVRGWVDQRDLAVQFGCPSGTLAAELDKRADGLDQEMAEVMRGLLDWIETQFAAMGRADARELAVALFASYQGISLLANTFRDPEMMAGEGDRLERWIDSLDW encoded by the coding sequence ATGACTAACTCAGTAAGTCGCGGCGCGGGCAAACGTGAACGTCTGGCCGATGCCGCGGCGAGGGTCTTCCACGAGCAGGGCGTGGAGAAGACCACCATCGCCGATATCGCCCGCGCGGCCGAGGTGCCCGTCGGCAACGTCTACTACTACTTCAAGACCAAGGATCAGCTGGTCCAAGCCGCGATCGGCGCGCACGACCGCACGCTGAAAGAGATCACTACGGCTCTGGAACAGTTCGGCACACCCGCCGAGCGACTCAAGGCTTTGGTGCGCGGCTGGGTCGACCAGCGCGATCTGGCGGTCCAATTCGGTTGCCCGTCCGGCACTCTCGCGGCCGAACTGGATAAACGCGCGGACGGCCTGGATCAGGAGATGGCCGAGGTCATGCGCGGCCTGCTGGACTGGATCGAAACCCAGTTCGCGGCGATGGGGCGCGCGGACGCGCGGGAACTGGCCGTCGCCCTGTTCGCTTCCTATCAGGGAATCTCCCTGCTCGCCAACACCTTCCGTGATCCGGAGATGATGGCGGGGGAGGGCGATCGCCTGGAACGCTGGATCGACTCGCTGGACTGGTGA